One window of the Burkholderia ubonensis subsp. mesacidophila genome contains the following:
- a CDS encoding efflux transporter outer membrane subunit: MKHVSGGAAPDAVRPTTQGREWCAVPARRAAAALLCASLAACSVGPDYRRPDVSTPQAWRIDQAYSYWHPAEPAHASLDDTWWRAFGIAELDALEQRALEHNQTLREAVAHYDQAKATFEAAWSTQLPEVGVGFDAARRRISANRPLTDYGSPNASTVQNDFRAGVSASWEIDLFGRIRRAVEAAKAGAQQSADDLANARLALTAQVASAYFELRTIDDERGVLERSIEWQQKGLDFVNAQERFGQVSHLSVLQQRAQLDATRVQLRLLLARRAQFEHAIATLIGEPAPQFALAPNRDPYTLPMLPIGLPSELLLRRPDVASAEREMAAANARIGLARAAYFPSLTLSPTLGWDSTRFASLFSVPSLVWSVGGAIGETLFDGGKRAAGVAYAQAGYSAAKARYRQTVLTAFQEMQDAVDSLAVLDAARGDAQTAVADSRRLLALATYRYEYGSVDYLDVISAQQQLLASEREDARIRGQQARTVVFMAKALGGGWRDAASASAQQEPAQQASMR, translated from the coding sequence ATGAAACACGTATCTGGAGGGGCGGCGCCTGACGCGGTGCGCCCGACGACGCAGGGGCGCGAATGGTGTGCCGTTCCGGCACGGCGGGCGGCGGCGGCGCTGCTCTGCGCATCGCTGGCCGCCTGCTCGGTGGGCCCCGACTACCGGCGGCCGGACGTATCGACGCCGCAGGCGTGGCGGATCGATCAAGCGTATTCGTACTGGCATCCCGCCGAGCCCGCGCATGCGTCGCTCGACGACACATGGTGGCGCGCGTTCGGCATCGCGGAACTCGACGCGCTCGAGCAGCGCGCACTCGAGCACAACCAGACGCTGCGCGAGGCGGTCGCGCACTACGACCAGGCGAAGGCGACGTTCGAGGCCGCGTGGTCGACGCAGCTGCCCGAGGTCGGCGTCGGCTTCGACGCGGCGCGCCGCAGGATCTCGGCGAATCGCCCGCTCACCGACTACGGCTCGCCGAACGCGTCGACGGTCCAGAACGATTTTCGCGCCGGCGTGTCGGCGTCCTGGGAGATCGACCTGTTTGGCCGCATCCGGCGTGCCGTCGAGGCGGCGAAAGCGGGCGCGCAGCAATCGGCCGACGATCTTGCCAATGCGCGCCTGGCGCTGACGGCGCAGGTCGCGTCCGCTTACTTCGAACTGCGGACGATCGACGACGAGCGCGGCGTCCTCGAGCGTTCGATCGAATGGCAGCAGAAGGGGCTCGATTTCGTCAATGCCCAGGAGCGGTTCGGCCAGGTGTCGCACCTGAGCGTGCTCCAGCAGCGCGCACAGCTCGACGCGACGCGCGTCCAGTTGCGGCTGCTGCTGGCGCGGCGCGCACAGTTCGAGCACGCGATCGCGACGCTGATCGGCGAACCGGCGCCGCAATTTGCGCTCGCGCCGAACCGCGATCCGTACACGCTGCCGATGCTGCCGATCGGCCTGCCCAGCGAACTGCTGCTGCGGCGGCCCGACGTCGCCTCGGCCGAGCGCGAGATGGCCGCGGCGAACGCGCGGATCGGCCTTGCGCGCGCCGCGTATTTCCCGAGCCTGACGCTGTCGCCGACGCTCGGCTGGGACAGCACGCGCTTCGCGTCGTTGTTCTCGGTGCCGAGCCTCGTCTGGTCGGTGGGCGGCGCGATCGGCGAGACGCTGTTCGACGGCGGCAAGCGTGCCGCGGGCGTCGCCTATGCGCAGGCGGGCTACTCGGCTGCCAAGGCGCGCTACCGCCAGACGGTCCTGACGGCATTCCAGGAAATGCAGGATGCCGTCGACAGTCTCGCCGTGCTCGACGCGGCGCGGGGGGATGCGCAGACGGCCGTCGCCGATTCGCGGCGCCTGCTGGCGCTTGCGACGTATCGATACGAATACGGGTCCGTCGATTACCTCGACGTGATCTCGGCCCAGCAGCAACTGCTCGCGAGCGAGCGCGAGGACGCGCGCATTCGCGGGCAGCAGGCCCGAACGGTGGTGTTCATGGCGAAGGCGCTCGGCGGCGGATGGCGCGACGCGGCGTCGGCGTCCGCGCAACAGGAGCCGGCGCAGCAGGCGTCGATGCGTTGA
- a CDS encoding FAD/NAD(P)-binding protein: MKTIAIIGAGFCGTMMAVHLLRRPLGVPLQVVLVNRSGSMARGVAYGTRSTAHVLNVPAGRMGALPDEEGGFHEFARRRDPGFAPGSFVPRSLYGDYLDHLLVDAMRSAPDGCSLRSVVGNVVRIAPKSGGDGASLRMSDGTVIDADRVVLCVGNYAPADPPIREEQRAFYMSPRYVRDPWLPGILSRVASDRPALVIGTGLTMLDIVLELRDRGHRAPILAVSRRGLLPQVHRVQDVRPSHDDALVDDMLAQPTARHYLRVVARSAKRAVDAGRDWRDEIGSLRARTPQLWHAMALDERRRFLRRLRTYWDVHRHRCAPELGARLQSELASGSLRVLAGRVTGYRECDGYVDVTLNPRGQDEPLRVEVGTVINCTGPAANVDEIDEPLLSGLYADGLLVPDALGLGFEMDDEYRLIGRDGETSRWLYYVGPFLKGRDWEATAVPELRGHVAKLVDVLHRSDVYPEVLRV, translated from the coding sequence ATGAAGACGATCGCAATAATCGGCGCGGGCTTCTGCGGCACGATGATGGCCGTGCATCTGCTGCGCCGGCCGCTCGGCGTGCCGCTGCAGGTCGTGCTGGTCAACCGGTCCGGGTCGATGGCGCGCGGCGTCGCGTACGGCACCCGCAGCACGGCGCACGTGCTCAACGTGCCGGCCGGCCGCATGGGCGCGCTGCCCGACGAGGAAGGCGGCTTTCACGAATTCGCGCGGCGACGCGATCCGGGCTTCGCGCCGGGCAGCTTCGTGCCGCGCAGCCTGTACGGCGACTATCTCGACCACCTGCTGGTGGACGCGATGCGCAGTGCGCCTGACGGATGCAGCCTGCGAAGCGTGGTCGGCAACGTCGTGCGGATCGCACCGAAATCCGGCGGCGACGGCGCGAGTCTCAGGATGAGCGACGGCACGGTGATCGACGCCGATCGCGTCGTGCTGTGCGTCGGCAACTACGCGCCCGCCGATCCGCCGATTCGCGAGGAGCAGCGCGCGTTCTACATGAGCCCGCGCTACGTGCGCGATCCGTGGCTGCCGGGCATCCTGTCGCGCGTCGCATCCGACCGGCCGGCGCTCGTCATCGGCACCGGCCTGACGATGCTGGACATCGTGCTCGAACTGCGTGATCGCGGCCATCGCGCGCCGATCCTCGCGGTCTCGCGGCGCGGGCTGCTGCCGCAAGTGCATCGCGTGCAGGACGTCCGGCCGTCGCATGACGATGCGTTGGTGGACGACATGCTCGCGCAGCCGACCGCGCGTCATTACCTGCGTGTCGTGGCGCGCAGTGCGAAGCGCGCCGTCGACGCGGGCCGGGACTGGCGCGACGAGATCGGCAGCCTGCGGGCGCGAACGCCGCAGTTGTGGCATGCGATGGCGCTCGACGAACGGCGGCGCTTCCTGCGGCGGTTGCGCACGTATTGGGATGTGCATCGGCATCGTTGCGCGCCGGAGCTCGGCGCGCGCCTGCAGTCGGAACTGGCGAGCGGCTCGCTGCGCGTGCTGGCGGGGCGCGTGACCGGCTACCGCGAGTGCGACGGTTACGTCGACGTCACGCTGAACCCGCGCGGACAGGACGAGCCGCTGCGCGTCGAGGTCGGCACGGTCATCAACTGCACCGGGCCGGCGGCGAATGTCGACGAGATCGACGAGCCGCTGCTGAGCGGGCTGTACGCCGACGGGCTGCTCGTGCCCGATGCGCTCGGCCTCGGGTTCGAAATGGACGACGAATATCGGCTCATCGGTCGCGACGGCGAGACGTCGCGCTGGCTTTACTACGTCGGGCCGTTTCTCAAGGGGCGCGACTGGGAGGCGACCGCGGTGCCGGAGTTGCGCGGCCATGTGGCGAAGCTCGTCGACGTGCTGCACCGGAGCGACGTGTATCCGGAGGTGCTGCGCGTCTGA